A genomic window from Solanum stenotomum isolate F172 chromosome 10, ASM1918654v1, whole genome shotgun sequence includes:
- the LOC125842440 gene encoding cyclin-dependent kinase D-3-like yields MSEVEKLLAMNRKAADRYLKREVLGEGTYGVVYKAIDTKSGQVVAIKKIRLGKQKEGVNFTALREIKLLKELKDPSVIELIECFPHKGNLHLVFEFMETDLEAVIRDRNIFLSPADIKSYIQMTLKGLAFCHKKWVLHRDMKPNNLLIGPDGQLKLADFGLARIFGSPDRRFTHQVFARWYRAPELLFGAKQYGPGVDVWAAACIFAELLLRRPFLQGNSDIDQLGKIFAAFGTPKPSQWHDMVYLPDYVEYQYVPGQPFKTLFPTATDDCLDLLSKMFTYDPKARISAQQALEHRYFSSGPPPTEPALLPRPPPKREPGNPKVSDLNPHDGPVVLSPPRKSRRVMPHREGFEANVHPEKMEDHENEIRHSAGERSEQVPMSLDFSVFGMKPPTRPTINSADRSHLKRKLDLEFQPEEE; encoded by the exons ATGTCTGAAGTGGAGAAATTGTTGGCTATGAATAGGAAAGCTGCAGATCGTTATCTGAAGCGAGAAGTTCTTGGTGAAGGTACTTATGGTGTTGTTTACAAGGCTATTGATACGAAG AGTGGCCAGGTTGTTGCTATCAAGAAAATTCGTCTTGGGAAACAGAAGGAAGGGGTGAATTTTACTGCCCTGAGGGAAATCAAATTATTGAAAGAGCTGAAGGATCCCAGTGTTATCGAATTGATTGAGTGCTTCCCACACAAAGGAAACTTGCACCTTGTGTTTGAGTTCATGGAGACAGATCTTGAGGCTGTGATTCGTGATAGGAATATCTTCCTCTCACCTGCGGATATAAAATCTTATATCCAGATGACATTAAAAGGTCTTGCTTTTTGTCACAAGAAATGGGTCTTGCATAG AGATATGAAACCAAACAATTTACTGATTGGACCTGATGGGCAGCTTAAGCTTGCTGACTTTGGATTAGCACGTATATTTGGTAGCCCTGACAGAAGATTCACACATCAG GTTTTTGCCCGGTGGTACAGAGCACCGGAGTTATTGTTTGGTGCGAAGCAGTATGGACCTGGAGTAGATGTTTGGGCCGCTGCATGTATCTTTGCAGAGCTTCTCCTGCGGCGACCATTTTTGCAG GGAAACAGTGATATTGATCAGCTAGGGAAGATTTTTGCGGCCTTTGGGACCCCAAAGCCTTCACAGTGGCATGATATGGTCTACTTGCCGGATTATGTTGAGTACCAATATGTCCCTGGACAGCCATTCAAAACACTGTTTCCAACGGCTACTGATGATTGCCTGGATCTTCTGTCAAAGATGTTTACTTACGATCCAAAAGCTAGGATCTCAGCACAGCAAGCATTGGAGCATAG GTACTTCTCATCAGGACCTCCACCTACGGAACCAGCTCTGCTTCCAAGACCTCCCCCTAAGCGAGAGCCTGGAAATCCTAAGGTGTCAGATCTCAATCCACATGATGGTCCTGTGGTATTGTCTCCACCAAGAAAGTCAAGAAGAGTGATGCCTCATCGCGAAGGATTCGAGGCAAATGTGCATCCAGAAAAGATGGAGGACCATGAAAATGAGATCCGACATTCTGCTGGTGAGAGGAGTGAACAAGTACCCATGTCACTGGATTTCTCAGTCTTTGGGATGAAACCACCTACTAGACCGACCATTAACAG CGCTGACAGATCGCATTTGAAGAGGAAATTAGATCTTGAATTCCAACCCGAAGAGGAATAA